The following are encoded together in the Monodelphis domestica isolate mMonDom1 chromosome 5, mMonDom1.pri, whole genome shotgun sequence genome:
- the LOC100012724 gene encoding olfactory receptor 2A1/2A42-like — MNFSNFLQCLCFYYRVMESNQTTVTDFILLGFLVSPEVKRFLFGLFFLLYTCTLLGNGVILGLICLDSRLHTPMYFFLSQLALVDISYASNTVPQMLANLLDPAKPISFAGCIMQTHLFLTLAHVECLLLVMMSYDRYVAICHPLRYTLIMNRGMCIALAITSWAGGSLLALVHVILLLRLPFCGPREINHFFCEILSVLKLACADTWLNKLVTFIACIIIVVAPLSLVLISYTHILAAILRIHSREGRKKAFSTCSSHLCVVGLFFGNAIILYMTPNSRKSEEQHKILFLFYSFFNPTLNPLIYSLRNAEVKGAFRRMLRKERLG, encoded by the coding sequence ATGAACTTTAGTAACTTCCTTCAATGTCTTTGCTTTTATTATAGAGTGATGGAGAGCAACCAGACCACAGTGACAGATTTCATtctgctgggatttctggttagCCCAGAGGTGAAGAGGTTTCTCTTTgggctcttcttcctcctctataCCTGCACTCTGTTGGGAAATGGAGTCATCCTGGGTCTGATTTGTCTTGACTCCAGACTCCACACTCCCATGTACTTCTTCCTCTCCCAATTGGCTCTTGTTGACATCTCTTATGCCTCAAACACGGTCCCCCAGATGCTGGCAAATCTCCTGGATCCAGCCAAGCCCATCTCCTTTGCAGGGTGCATCATGCAGACCCATCTCTTTTTAACACTTGCCCATGTAGAATGTCTTCTGCTGGTAATGATGAGCTATGACCGGTATGTGGCCATCTGCCATCCCCTTAGATACACTCTCATTATGAACCGAGGAATGTGTATTGCACTGGCCATCACATCCTGGGCAGGTGGATCCCTCCTGGCTTTGGTCCATGTCATCCTTCTGCTTCGGCTGCCCTTCTGCGGGCCCCGGGAAATCAACCACTTCTTCTGTGAAATCCTTTCTGTACTGAAACTTGCCTGTGCCGACACGTGGCTCAACAAATTAGTCACCTTTATTGCCTGTATAATTATTGTAGTTGCACCCCTCTCCTTAGTCCTAATCTCCTACACACATATTCTTGCTGCTATCCTGAGAATCCATTCAAGGGAAGGACGGAAGAAAGCCTTCTCCACCTGCTCCTCCCATCTCTGTGTGGTTGGACTTTTTTTTGGTAATGCCATCATTCTCTACATGACCCCCAACTCCAGAAAGTCTGAGGAGCaacataaaattctttttttgttttacagCTTCTTTAATCCTACTCTAAATCCTCTGATATATAGTCTAAGAAATGCAGAGGTAAAGGGAGCCTTTAGAAGAATGCTTAGGAAAGAAAGACTAGGTTAA